AAGGATTTGAAGCTCTGTTACGTTGGAATAGCCCAACGCTTGGAGAAGTGAGTCCCGCGGAATTTATTCCTATTGCAGAACAATGTGCGAAGATTTCGGAGCTTGGTCGTTGGGTGTTTGATCAGGCGCTAAGTTTTATGAATGAAGTAGGGGACAGTATGCTTTTTATAGCTGTCAATGTTTCTCCACTGCAGCTCCAATCGCCTGAGTTTGCTGCTTGGTTAATGTCTCGTTGTAAAGATGAGGGAATTGCGATGGAACAGATCAAGCTTGAACTTACGGAGTCCGCTATGATGGCAGAGGAAAATATGCTTATTGGGCCGCTTGAGCAGCTACATCAAGCGGGATTTGGTATTTATATTGATGACTTTGGTACCGGCTATAGCAGCCTTGCACGACTAAATCATCTTCCAGTGGATGGCGTTAAAATAGATAGGGCATTTATGTCAGGTATTGAACAGGGCGGTAAGGCGACGCAACTGATCGAAGCGATTTGTGCCATTGCGAACAGCTTTAACCTTGTAGTGACAGCCGAAGGTATTGAAACGGCAGCACAGCTTGATGCGTTATCAAGGCTTTATTGTCATCAAACTCAAGGCTATTTTATGTCAAAGCCGCTCGGTGTTGCGAATGCTAAACGTTTGGCTCGAGGTAAGGCTGAAGTTCATCAATTATTTGGTTAGCTTACAGTCGCCCAGTTTATAGGCTTAAAGAGAATAAAAAATGATGCTTAGCTTTGTTGAGCTACGTTAAACTTAAGGTTCATTTTGAGTGCCAAAAATTATTTTAAAATAATCTATTGACCTAAAGTCGGGTTGAGGTTTTAACCTAAGCTTATCAACTTAAGGAGCTAGTCATGGATTTAAAAGTAAAAATTAATCAATATCTTGAAAGTTTGAATTTGCAATGTTCAGAGGGGCTTGCGCTTGTTACTGAGCTGCAACAAAAGCATCAATCTCATTTTTCTTTTTCTAGTATCAATGCCATGTACGGAGAGCGCTTACTCCTTGATGAACAGCCGCTTTTTGAGCGTTTGGTAAGTGGCAAGCAAGGTGGATATTGCTTTGAGCACAATAAGGTAGCATTTCTTGCACTACAACAGCTTGGTTTCAATGTAAGGCCTGTGTTGGGAAGAGTCATGTTGAATGGTAGTTTAACCAACCCTCGTTCTCACCGCATCACACTATTAGAGCTAGATGGTGAGCAATATCTTGTAGATGTTGGCTTTGGTGTGAAATCTCCTCGGGCACCAATTAACATCAATCAGGCCTTAACTATCCAGGGTCAGCAGACTTATCAGGTACAAAAAACAGCAGACACAGTCAAAGTGACTTTGTTAGAGGAGGGAGAAGCACCGCTCACTCTTTATCATGTCGACCTTGCTGAGGTGTTCGAATCCGATTGTGAAGTGGCACACTTTTATTCCCATCAACACCCTGAAGCAGCGTTTGTGAATAACCTAGTGGTTTCTCGAATTACAGATTGCCATCGCTATTTGCTGCGCAATCAGAGCTATTTTGAATGGCATGAATGCGATGGCAGCGTTACTGAAACAGCAGTAGAGAGCTTTTCCCAGCTGGAGCAGCTCGTAAAGGAGGTATTTTTGCTTGAAATACCAAGAGCGGTTTTAAAAAGCGTATACGATAAAGTTCTAACTCGCGCAGCCAACAAACCAGTCGAACGTTAGTTCGACTGGTCTTACGTGAACTAGCTTAAGCTATTAAAACCGTCTCGTTTAGTCTTCCAACCTAGAAACTACAAAATAGGGGTTAAGATACTCGGCTTTTTGATTGTAGCGCAGAGGCTCGCCATTCACTTGGCTGACCTTTGCCCCTGCGATACTTGCCACTGCGTGTCCGGCTCCGGTGTCCCACTCTGAAGTCGGGCCAAGGCGAGGATAAACATCGGCTTTACTTTCTGCCACTAAACATAACTTGAGTGAGCTACCTTTAGGCACCATGTCGACTTGCTCGAAACGGGTAAGGTACTCAGCTAAATCTGGTGAAGGGTGTGAGCGCGAGCCGACCACCTTAATTAATCCTTGATTGGGCTTTGTTGTGACTTTTAGTTCTATGCGAGCTTCACCCGTTTGCTTGAACGCGCCAATACTTTTTTCTGCAAGGTAGCTCTCATTTAGTGCTGGAGCATGAACAACACCGAGAATAGGTTCGCCGTTATTGATAAGTGCAATATTTACTGTAAATTCGCCATTTTTCTTGATGAATTCCTTGGTGCCGTCAATGGGATCAACCAGCCAATATTCTTGCCATTGTTGGCGTTCTTGCCAATCTATTCCCGCGCTTTCTTCACTTAATATCGGCATTTCGGGAGTGAGGGTTTTAAGGCCTGCAACAATAATTTTATGTGCAGCGAGATCTGCCTCAGTGACGGGACTTTCATCTTCTTTATACTCAACATTAAAGTCCTTGGCATAAATCTCCATAATCGCTTCACCAGCGCGAATACTTAGATTTAATACTTCTTCCAGCAGATCCGTATGATTCATGACTTACCCTATTAAATTTTTTGACAGTAGATAGTGTATTAGCTGCTGGACAGATTCTTCCAGCGACTGCTCGGAAGTATTTAAACATATTTCTGGACTAATTGGGGGCTCATACGCCGAATCTATGCCAGTAAAATGTTTTATTTCTCCAGCACGCGCTTTTTTATACAAGCCTTTAGGGTCTCGCTGCTCGCAAACAGCAAGCGGCGTATCTAGATATACTTCAATAAACTCGCCGCTTGCGACTAAGTTACGCACCATGTCTCGCTCTGCTTGAAAAGGAGAGATAAACGCGGTGAGTACCATGAGTCCCGCATCGACCATGAGCTTGCTGAGTTCACCCACTCGACGAATGTTTTCGACGCGGTCCTCATCGCTGAACCCTAAGTCTTTACACAGTCCGTGCCTGACATTATCCCCATCAAGGAGGTAGGTATGTATGCCTCTTGCTTGCAATGCATGCTCAAGTGCATTGGCCACGGTGCTTTTACCTGAGCCTGAAAAGCCTGTAAACCACAGCACGCAAGGCTTATGACCTTTTAATTCGCTACGTTTTGTTTTATCTACGGCATAGTTATGCCAAACAATATTTTCGTCCATACTTTGCTCTATGAAAATGGAAAGACAAGTGGAATAACAGTCAGTACCGTCGCTGAATAAATCAATGATAAGGGCAGTCCCATGGTGACGTAATCACGAATTCGATAGTTGCCTGCGCTATACACCATGAGGTTAGTTTGATAGCCAA
This region of Pseudoalteromonas galatheae genomic DNA includes:
- a CDS encoding arylamine N-acetyltransferase family protein → MDLKVKINQYLESLNLQCSEGLALVTELQQKHQSHFSFSSINAMYGERLLLDEQPLFERLVSGKQGGYCFEHNKVAFLALQQLGFNVRPVLGRVMLNGSLTNPRSHRITLLELDGEQYLVDVGFGVKSPRAPININQALTIQGQQTYQVQKTADTVKVTLLEEGEAPLTLYHVDLAEVFESDCEVAHFYSHQHPEAAFVNNLVVSRITDCHRYLLRNQSYFEWHECDGSVTETAVESFSQLEQLVKEVFLLEIPRAVLKSVYDKVLTRAANKPVER
- the cysQ gene encoding 3'(2'),5'-bisphosphate nucleotidase CysQ; this translates as MNHTDLLEEVLNLSIRAGEAIMEIYAKDFNVEYKEDESPVTEADLAAHKIIVAGLKTLTPEMPILSEESAGIDWQERQQWQEYWLVDPIDGTKEFIKKNGEFTVNIALINNGEPILGVVHAPALNESYLAEKSIGAFKQTGEARIELKVTTKPNQGLIKVVGSRSHPSPDLAEYLTRFEQVDMVPKGSSLKLCLVAESKADVYPRLGPTSEWDTGAGHAVASIAGAKVSQVNGEPLRYNQKAEYLNPYFVVSRLED
- the cysC gene encoding adenylyl-sulfate kinase — encoded protein: MDENIVWHNYAVDKTKRSELKGHKPCVLWFTGFSGSGKSTVANALEHALQARGIHTYLLDGDNVRHGLCKDLGFSDEDRVENIRRVGELSKLMVDAGLMVLTAFISPFQAERDMVRNLVASGEFIEVYLDTPLAVCEQRDPKGLYKKARAGEIKHFTGIDSAYEPPISPEICLNTSEQSLEESVQQLIHYLLSKNLIG